CCCTTTTTAAATGCAACTAAAATTTAATGAATCAAGTTTGTTACCAACTTTTTTATAATTTTCTTCCAGATATTCAATCTCTTCAATTAGTGATTCAGAGGCATTGGATATGGAAATCATGGATCTTAGCTCTTTAACATTCTTTTCACACTCTTTTATTAAATTGCTAAAAACAATATATAAGAAGGCTATGGTGGTTGCTTCTAT
The sequence above is a segment of the Fusobacterium sp. DD2 genome. Coding sequences within it:
- a CDS encoding DUF4325 domain-containing protein translates to MRLILKKLLNTSVLVSPTKAMRLYKIIAKRIKAGKPVNIDFLGIEATTIAFLYIVFSNLIKECEKNVKELRSMISISNASESLIEEIEYLEENYKKVGNKLDSLNFSCI